The following coding sequences are from one Halorubrum sp. BOL3-1 window:
- a CDS encoding MBL fold metallo-hydrolase: MELEFLGGAREVGRSALLIDETLLIDYGLLAGEPPRYPVRDPVPEAVVVSHGHLDHVGAVPALLKGDRRPPVHWTPPTGELARTLAEDTLKLHGNSPLCPFSSEHVARLGEVERRHGYGEPFAVAGGIDGDGYEVTLFSAGHIPGSAHVLVDDGDTRLLYTGDFHTDDQRLVAGTTARPDADIVVCESTYSNVSHEPRSDVESRFVESVETTLWDGGTAVVPAFAIGRTQELLLVCDEHDVPCYVDGMGKGVTRMLRRYPTFVRDADALRRATSHARFVTGRDGQRERIAGQNAAIVTTSGMLSGGPAMTYIPAIRSNPTNKVALTGYQVEGTPGRALLETGTAEIDGRVMTVGARVEGYDFSAHADREGLRSFLDAYRDARVLVNHGDRCAAFAEELRAEGVAASAPEIGEQIEF, from the coding sequence ATGGAACTGGAGTTCCTCGGCGGCGCCCGCGAGGTGGGTCGGAGCGCCCTCCTCATCGACGAGACCCTCCTCATCGACTACGGACTCCTCGCGGGCGAGCCGCCGCGGTACCCCGTCCGAGACCCCGTGCCGGAGGCGGTCGTCGTCTCCCACGGCCACCTCGACCACGTCGGCGCGGTCCCCGCGCTGCTGAAGGGCGACCGCCGGCCGCCGGTCCACTGGACGCCGCCGACCGGGGAGCTGGCGCGGACCCTCGCGGAGGACACGCTGAAACTCCACGGGAACAGCCCGTTGTGTCCCTTCTCGTCGGAACACGTCGCGCGGCTCGGCGAGGTCGAGCGGCGCCACGGCTACGGCGAGCCCTTCGCGGTCGCGGGCGGAATCGACGGCGACGGCTACGAGGTCACGCTGTTCTCGGCCGGACACATCCCCGGCTCCGCGCACGTCCTCGTCGACGACGGCGACACGCGGCTGCTGTACACCGGCGACTTCCACACCGACGACCAGCGGCTCGTCGCGGGGACGACCGCGCGTCCCGACGCCGACATCGTGGTCTGTGAGTCCACCTACTCGAACGTGTCCCACGAGCCCCGGAGCGACGTCGAATCCCGGTTCGTCGAGAGCGTCGAGACGACGCTGTGGGATGGCGGCACCGCCGTCGTCCCGGCGTTCGCGATCGGCCGGACGCAAGAACTGCTGCTCGTCTGCGACGAACACGACGTCCCCTGTTACGTTGACGGGATGGGAAAGGGAGTCACCCGAATGTTGCGGCGGTATCCCACGTTCGTCCGCGACGCCGACGCGCTCCGGCGTGCGACCTCGCACGCCCGCTTCGTCACTGGCCGGGACGGACAGCGCGAGCGGATCGCGGGCCAGAACGCGGCGATCGTCACCACGAGCGGGATGCTCTCCGGCGGCCCCGCGATGACGTATATCCCTGCGATCCGGTCGAACCCGACGAACAAGGTCGCGCTGACCGGCTATCAGGTCGAGGGAACGCCCGGCCGAGCGCTACTGGAGACGGGCACCGCCGAGATCGACGGGCGCGTGATGACGGTCGGCGCGCGGGTCGAGGGGTACGACTTCTCGGCGCACGCCGACCGCGAGGGGCTGCGGTCGTTCCTCGACGCGTACCGGGACGCGCGGGTGCTGGTGAACCACGGCGACCGCTGTGCGGCGTTCGCGGAGGAGCTGCGGGCGGAAGGGGTCGCGGCGAGCGCGCCGGAGATCGGGGAGCAGATCGAGTTCTAG
- a CDS encoding DUF998 domain-containing protein, whose amino-acid sequence MATLLALGGIALAILLDPTFSLATDALSDLGVRDGSAAAFNWGLIGGGAVGVGYAASLALGETGGRVDGTPKRVAGAVRTLLLALAMVAMAGVGVFDLTEPLHTPAAIGFYGLVTLVFAVDGRLRRAETTGRVALAFAVVHVAVWATFVAGWWPVTGLALPELPGALMLAAWVWAVGPAPVVGAIRSSSGEPTDEH is encoded by the coding sequence GTGGCAACGCTCCTCGCGCTCGGCGGGATCGCACTCGCGATACTGCTCGATCCGACCTTCTCGTTGGCGACCGACGCGCTCTCGGACTTGGGGGTCCGCGACGGGAGCGCCGCCGCGTTCAATTGGGGACTGATCGGGGGCGGGGCGGTCGGCGTGGGCTACGCGGCGAGTCTCGCACTCGGTGAGACCGGCGGCCGCGTCGACGGGACACCGAAACGGGTCGCCGGTGCGGTCCGGACGCTCCTCCTCGCGCTGGCGATGGTCGCGATGGCGGGCGTCGGCGTCTTCGACCTCACCGAGCCGCTTCACACGCCGGCCGCGATCGGCTTCTACGGCCTCGTCACGCTGGTGTTCGCGGTCGACGGCCGGCTCAGGCGGGCCGAGACGACCGGCCGCGTCGCGCTCGCGTTCGCGGTCGTCCACGTCGCCGTCTGGGCGACGTTCGTCGCCGGCTGGTGGCCCGTCACCGGACTCGCGTTGCCGGAGCTACCGGGCGCGCTCATGCTCGCCGCGTGGGTGTGGGCGGTCGGTCCCGCGCCCGTGGTCGGGGCGATTCGCTCTTCGTCCGGAGAGCCGACCGACGAACACTAA
- the priS gene encoding DNA primase small subunit PriS has protein sequence MDDRTREYLRGRFSDYYRSVSLSLPPDANLREWGHIPWTPGSGTTMVRHQSLFDMGDVDTFFADNAPRHAYFSAARYDDPGAATMGQKGWRNADLIFDLDADHLPGVDPETTAYPEMLATCKDALLRLLDFIDDDFAFEDVTVVFSGGRGYHVHVRDESVRELDSDARREVVDYVRAIDLDTDGLIDTVSERGATKRVLRTEGGWGARVHDALIEYAEDLREKDDEAAREQLTELDGIGEGRAETILGAFDRNPAAVREGNVEAGGPGVRRLVSALAARVAAADAAPIDEPVTTDTRRLIRLPGTLHGGSGLVVTPLDRDELAGFDPLRDAVPERFVGREIRIETETNRTVELNGERVRVQAGRDTVPEYAGVFLMARGEARKAPER, from the coding sequence ATGGACGACCGGACCCGCGAGTACCTCCGGGGTCGCTTCAGCGACTACTACCGGTCGGTCTCGCTGTCGCTTCCCCCCGACGCGAACCTCCGCGAGTGGGGTCACATCCCGTGGACGCCCGGGTCGGGAACGACGATGGTCCGACACCAGTCGCTCTTCGATATGGGCGACGTCGACACGTTCTTCGCGGACAACGCGCCGCGACACGCCTACTTCTCGGCCGCGCGCTACGACGATCCCGGGGCGGCGACGATGGGACAGAAGGGGTGGCGGAACGCGGACCTGATCTTCGACCTAGACGCCGACCACCTCCCCGGCGTCGACCCCGAGACCACCGCCTATCCGGAGATGCTCGCTACGTGCAAGGACGCGCTCCTGCGCCTGCTCGATTTTATCGACGACGACTTCGCGTTCGAGGACGTGACGGTCGTCTTCTCCGGGGGACGCGGCTACCACGTCCACGTCCGCGACGAGAGCGTCCGGGAGTTGGACAGCGACGCGCGCCGGGAGGTCGTCGACTACGTGCGCGCGATCGACCTCGACACCGACGGCCTGATCGACACCGTCTCGGAGCGCGGCGCGACGAAGCGCGTCCTCCGCACCGAGGGCGGCTGGGGCGCGCGCGTCCACGACGCCCTGATCGAGTACGCCGAGGACCTCCGCGAGAAGGACGACGAGGCCGCCCGCGAGCAACTGACGGAACTCGACGGCATCGGCGAGGGGCGCGCGGAGACGATACTCGGCGCGTTCGACCGGAACCCGGCCGCGGTCCGCGAGGGCAACGTCGAGGCCGGCGGCCCGGGCGTCAGGCGGCTCGTGTCCGCGCTCGCCGCGCGCGTCGCCGCGGCGGACGCCGCGCCGATCGACGAGCCGGTGACGACCGACACCCGCCGGCTCATCCGGCTGCCGGGGACGCTCCACGGCGGCTCCGGACTCGTCGTCACGCCGCTCGACCGCGACGAACTCGCCGGCTTCGATCCGCTTCGGGACGCGGTTCCGGAGCGGTTCGTCGGCCGCGAGATCCGAATCGAGACGGAGACGAATCGGACGGTAGAATTAAACGGTGAGCGCGTTAGAGTCCAAGCCGGCAGAGACACCGTGCCCGAGTACGCGGGGGTCTTCCTGATGGCCCGCGGCGAGGCGCGGAAAGCCCCCGAACGATGA
- a CDS encoding helix-turn-helix transcriptional regulator: protein MYDLTGFQRDLLYVIAGLDEPHGLAIKEELEGYYEKEIHHGRLYPNLDTLVEKGLVEKGQRDRRTNYYTLTRRGGREIEARTDWEAEYIEH, encoded by the coding sequence ATGTACGACCTCACAGGTTTTCAGCGCGACCTGCTCTACGTGATCGCGGGCCTCGACGAACCGCACGGGCTGGCTATCAAAGAGGAGCTCGAAGGGTACTACGAAAAGGAGATCCACCACGGCCGGCTCTACCCGAACCTCGACACGCTCGTCGAGAAGGGGCTCGTCGAGAAGGGCCAGCGCGACCGCCGCACCAACTACTACACCCTGACTCGCCGCGGCGGCCGCGAGATCGAGGCGCGCACCGACTGGGAAGCGGAGTACATCGAACACTGA
- the gatD gene encoding Glu-tRNA(Gln) amidotransferase subunit GatD, which translates to MQPGDRVRVDRGGVTNEGVLLPSTTRDHLVVKLDGGYNVGIDREAADAEVLEFAVREVDPAETDDDGDETSAITFDEDLPTVSLISTGGTIASTVDYRTGAVTAQFDAEDVLRAVPELAGRANYRGRVVANILSENMEPSIWRELAEAVREEVEAGADGVVVMHGTDTMQYSASALSFTLDSPVPVVFTGSQRSADRPSSDNVMNAVCAVEAVKADHAETLVCMHAGPSDDACALHRGTRVRKNHTSRRDAFETVGAEPLGLIDYEAAAEAGAEGDAVDAAIEWNRDPRPRGETGEGTVSVAPDLDGDVELVKFTPGMDSAAWDYLDDKDGVVIEGTGLGHVHTDLISRIEDLVDDGTVVAMTSQCLAGRVCDRVYDTGRDLLDAGVVEAGDTLPGTAKVKLMWALANVSDPADAMGRDLAGELTEESQPWR; encoded by the coding sequence ATGCAACCGGGAGATCGCGTCCGCGTCGATCGCGGGGGCGTCACCAACGAGGGCGTACTGCTCCCCTCCACGACGCGCGACCACCTCGTCGTCAAGCTCGACGGCGGCTACAACGTCGGGATCGACCGCGAGGCGGCCGACGCCGAGGTGCTCGAATTCGCCGTCCGCGAGGTCGACCCCGCCGAGACCGACGACGACGGCGACGAGACCTCCGCGATCACCTTCGACGAGGACCTGCCGACGGTCTCGCTCATCTCCACCGGCGGGACCATCGCATCGACCGTCGACTACCGGACCGGCGCCGTCACCGCGCAGTTCGACGCCGAGGACGTCCTCCGGGCCGTCCCGGAGCTCGCCGGGCGCGCGAACTACCGCGGCCGGGTCGTCGCGAACATCCTCTCGGAGAACATGGAGCCGTCCATCTGGCGCGAGCTGGCCGAGGCCGTCCGCGAGGAGGTCGAGGCGGGTGCCGACGGCGTCGTCGTGATGCACGGCACCGACACGATGCAGTACTCCGCGTCCGCGCTCTCCTTCACGCTCGACTCGCCCGTGCCGGTCGTGTTCACCGGGAGCCAGCGCTCCGCGGACCGGCCCTCCTCCGACAACGTGATGAACGCGGTCTGTGCGGTCGAGGCCGTGAAGGCCGACCACGCCGAGACGCTCGTCTGTATGCACGCGGGACCCTCCGACGACGCCTGCGCGCTCCACCGCGGCACGCGCGTCCGTAAGAACCACACCTCCCGCCGGGACGCCTTCGAGACGGTCGGCGCCGAGCCGCTCGGGCTGATCGACTACGAGGCCGCCGCCGAGGCGGGCGCCGAGGGCGACGCGGTCGACGCCGCGATCGAGTGGAACCGCGATCCGCGTCCGCGCGGAGAGACGGGCGAGGGGACCGTCTCCGTCGCGCCCGACCTCGACGGCGACGTCGAACTCGTCAAGTTCACGCCCGGGATGGACTCGGCCGCGTGGGACTACCTCGACGACAAGGACGGCGTCGTGATCGAGGGCACCGGACTCGGGCACGTCCACACCGACCTCATCTCGCGGATCGAGGACCTGGTCGACGACGGGACCGTCGTCGCCATGACGAGCCAGTGTCTCGCGGGGCGGGTCTGCGACCGCGTGTACGACACCGGCCGCGACCTCCTCGACGCCGGCGTCGTCGAGGCCGGCGACACCCTCCCCGGAACCGCGAAGGTGAAGCTGATGTGGGCGCTCGCGAACGTCTCCGACCCCGCCGACGCGATGGGTCGCGACCTCGCGGGCGAGCTGACCGAGGAGTCGCAACCCTGGCGATGA
- a CDS encoding GNAT family N-acetyltransferase, with protein MTGAEGESASDPVVREARPADADAITAFTRDTWGERHDDYIPRVFPDWAASDDPDRGTFVATLPPEAADAAGLDGRAAGDTHVAGDGDGAADPGDPEAVVGCIQAVSLSEWEAWGQGIRVDPAARGHGVGTALSAAALDWSRERGATVCRNMVFSWNVMGLGQSRAVGFEPATEFRFAEPDPDPDAIARGAADANDVGAADLDVLVDPDSNAAWAFWSDSDARDHLRGLALDPDESWACSALTRERLATAAAEDRLVAVAGPKALAGFAVRTRVTERETDGESVRIATYGAAAWRDVDAAGALYDAVAADAAAADADDARVLIPETVEHVSDTGANRVPVAAEPDFVMCADLSGGEP; from the coding sequence ATGACGGGTGCGGAGGGGGAGTCGGCGTCCGACCCCGTCGTCCGCGAGGCCCGCCCCGCCGACGCCGACGCGATTACGGCGTTCACCCGCGACACGTGGGGCGAGCGCCACGACGACTACATCCCGCGGGTGTTCCCCGACTGGGCCGCGTCGGACGACCCGGACCGGGGGACCTTCGTCGCGACCCTACCGCCCGAGGCCGCCGACGCCGCCGGTCTCGACGGGCGAGCGGCGGGCGACACGCACGTCGCGGGCGACGGCGACGGCGCCGCCGACCCGGGCGACCCGGAGGCGGTCGTCGGCTGTATCCAGGCGGTCTCGCTCTCGGAGTGGGAGGCGTGGGGACAGGGGATCCGCGTCGACCCCGCCGCGCGCGGCCACGGCGTCGGCACCGCGCTCTCGGCGGCCGCGCTCGACTGGAGCCGCGAGCGCGGCGCGACCGTCTGCCGCAACATGGTGTTCTCGTGGAACGTCATGGGACTCGGGCAGTCGCGGGCGGTCGGCTTCGAGCCGGCGACCGAGTTCCGGTTCGCCGAGCCGGACCCCGACCCGGACGCGATCGCGCGCGGCGCGGCCGACGCGAACGATGTCGGCGCCGCCGATCTCGATGTCCTTGTTGACCCCGACTCGAACGCCGCGTGGGCGTTCTGGAGCGATAGCGACGCCCGAGACCACCTGCGCGGCCTCGCGCTCGACCCCGACGAGTCGTGGGCCTGCTCGGCGCTCACCCGCGAGCGGCTCGCGACCGCGGCCGCCGAGGACCGACTGGTCGCCGTCGCCGGCCCGAAGGCCCTCGCCGGCTTCGCGGTCCGGACTCGCGTGACGGAACGCGAGACCGACGGCGAATCCGTCCGCATCGCGACGTACGGCGCGGCCGCGTGGCGCGATGTCGACGCGGCCGGCGCGCTGTACGACGCGGTCGCCGCCGACGCCGCGGCGGCCGACGCCGACGACGCACGCGTGCTGATCCCCGAGACGGTCGAACACGTGAGCGACACCGGCGCGAACCGCGTCCCGGTCGCGGCCGAACCGGACTTCGTGATGTGCGCCGACCTCTCGGGCGGGGAGCCATGA
- a CDS encoding prepilin peptidase: MFATLPDLLRLLVVPAFAWAAIRDVRTRRLPNRIWPPLYLFGALLLVWEAASMWPFAGSDGRLFLVLAAISLLFVAPLGYAFWYLGAFGGADAKAMIALAVIFPTFPAYEVAGLALPLVDTDLGVFSLTILTNTVLLGLAYPVGLAALNLVRGEVSSNMFFARPVATESLPDRHGRLFEGPDGPTRDGLDLDALRMYLRWRGLTLAELRADPAELRDPASVAQTFDPTDGGTHVGPRTDGGRAVDDAAPDGGTPVDAAGGAERDAASRRDFDDPWAAERFLDEIDHGAYGTDAATLRDGLDVVAGEDRVLVSPGMPFVVPMALGLVVSLTYGDALFALLGVVGLV, from the coding sequence ATGTTCGCGACGCTGCCGGACCTCCTCCGACTGCTCGTCGTCCCCGCGTTCGCGTGGGCGGCGATCCGGGACGTCCGGACCCGACGCCTCCCGAACCGGATCTGGCCGCCGCTGTACCTGTTCGGCGCGCTCCTCCTCGTCTGGGAGGCCGCCTCGATGTGGCCGTTCGCGGGGTCCGACGGGCGGCTATTCCTCGTTCTGGCCGCGATCAGCCTGCTGTTCGTCGCGCCGCTCGGCTACGCCTTCTGGTACCTCGGCGCGTTCGGCGGCGCCGACGCCAAGGCGATGATCGCGCTCGCGGTGATCTTCCCGACGTTCCCGGCCTACGAGGTCGCGGGGCTCGCGCTTCCGCTCGTCGACACCGACCTCGGCGTGTTCTCGCTGACGATCCTCACGAACACGGTACTGCTCGGTCTCGCCTACCCGGTCGGCCTCGCCGCGCTCAACCTCGTCCGCGGCGAGGTCTCGTCGAACATGTTCTTCGCGCGACCGGTCGCGACCGAGTCGCTGCCCGACCGGCACGGGCGGCTGTTCGAGGGTCCGGACGGTCCGACGCGGGACGGTCTCGACCTGGACGCGCTCCGGATGTACCTCCGCTGGCGCGGCCTCACGCTGGCGGAGCTGCGGGCCGATCCGGCGGAACTCCGCGACCCCGCGTCGGTCGCCCAGACGTTCGACCCGACCGACGGCGGGACCCACGTCGGCCCGCGGACCGATGGGGGGCGCGCAGTCGACGACGCGGCCCCGGACGGGGGAACCCCGGTCGACGCCGCCGGTGGCGCGGAGCGGGACGCGGCGTCCCGTCGCGACTTCGACGACCCCTGGGCCGCCGAGCGCTTCCTCGACGAGATCGATCACGGCGCCTACGGCACCGACGCCGCGACCCTCCGTGACGGTCTCGACGTCGTCGCCGGCGAGGACCGCGTGCTGGTCTCGCCCGGAATGCCGTTCGTCGTCCCGATGGCCCTCGGACTCGTCGTCTCGCTGACGTACGGCGACGCGCTGTTCGCGCTGCTCGGCGTGGTCGGGCTCGTCTGA
- the dnaG gene encoding DNA primase DnaG, with protein MKDTEKYLIHATIAADGVVERSDVVGAVFGQTEGLLGDELDLRDLQESSRVGRIDVAVESENGQSFGEVTVASSLDKVETAILAAALETIDRIGPCHASVEVTSIEDVRAAKRREVVERAKELIAGGFEETNLASSDVLDEVRDAARVEGIVDYEGLPAGPRVGDSDAVIVVEGRADVLTLLDCGIKNAVAVEGTNVPEAVTDLTADRTVTAFLDGDRGGELVLRELAQVGDVDYVAFAPPGESVEDLDRDAVFEALRGKVPYASLADAADLRAAASDEKIADGDEPGSVARVGDGGAVRDDSPADDSPADASSGRSSRSTESPGVGPADEPSEPTEGSDGEPVGDPETSETDEADEPDGTSEADEPDGTSEADEPDGTNEPDELDGTNEPDELDGTNEPDELDGTAAGPQSIAGHVSEVVDGGTGRARLLDDEFAVLDEVGAADAFDALDGADTAPQAVVVDGTVDQRLLDAAAQRGVSDLIGRDLGEFVKRPVGTRVLAAADVRAES; from the coding sequence ATGAAAGACACAGAAAAATACCTGATACACGCCACCATCGCGGCCGACGGCGTCGTCGAGCGAAGCGACGTCGTCGGGGCGGTGTTCGGCCAGACGGAGGGGCTGCTCGGCGACGAGCTGGACCTCCGCGACCTCCAGGAGTCCTCGCGCGTCGGCCGGATCGACGTCGCCGTCGAGTCCGAGAACGGGCAGTCGTTCGGTGAGGTCACCGTCGCCTCCAGTCTGGACAAAGTCGAGACCGCCATCCTGGCGGCCGCGTTAGAGACGATCGACCGCATCGGTCCCTGTCACGCCTCCGTGGAGGTTACGAGTATCGAGGACGTGCGGGCGGCCAAGCGCCGTGAGGTCGTCGAGCGCGCCAAGGAGCTGATCGCCGGCGGCTTCGAGGAGACGAACCTCGCGAGCAGCGACGTGTTGGACGAGGTCCGCGACGCCGCCCGCGTCGAGGGAATCGTCGACTACGAGGGACTCCCCGCCGGGCCGCGGGTCGGTGACTCCGACGCCGTCATCGTCGTCGAGGGGCGCGCGGACGTACTGACGCTGCTCGACTGCGGGATCAAAAACGCCGTCGCGGTCGAGGGGACGAACGTCCCCGAGGCGGTGACCGACCTGACCGCCGACCGGACCGTCACCGCCTTCCTCGACGGCGACCGCGGCGGCGAACTCGTCCTCCGCGAGCTCGCGCAGGTGGGCGACGTCGACTACGTCGCGTTCGCGCCGCCCGGTGAGTCCGTCGAGGACCTCGACCGCGACGCCGTCTTCGAGGCGCTCCGCGGGAAGGTCCCGTACGCGAGCCTCGCGGACGCCGCCGACCTCCGGGCGGCCGCGAGCGACGAGAAGATCGCGGACGGCGACGAGCCTGGGTCGGTGGCCCGCGTCGGCGACGGCGGCGCGGTACGAGACGACTCTCCCGCGGACGACTCTCCCGCGGACGCCTCGTCCGGGCGGTCGAGCCGATCGACCGAGTCGCCGGGCGTCGGACCAGCGGACGAACCGTCCGAGCCGACCGAGGGTTCGGACGGCGAACCGGTCGGAGATCCGGAGACGAGCGAGACTGACGAAGCCGACGAACCCGACGGGACCAGCGAAGCGGACGAACCCGACGGGACCAGCGAAGCGGACGAACCCGACGGGACCAACGAACCCGACGAACTCGACGGGACCAACGAACCCGACGAACTCGACGGGACCAACGAACCCGACGAACTCGACGGGACCGCCGCCGGACCGCAGTCGATCGCCGGCCACGTCAGCGAGGTCGTCGACGGAGGAACCGGCCGCGCGCGCCTCCTCGACGACGAGTTCGCCGTCCTCGACGAGGTCGGCGCCGCGGACGCGTTCGACGCGCTCGACGGCGCCGACACCGCGCCGCAGGCGGTCGTCGTCGACGGGACCGTCGACCAGCGGTTGCTCGACGCGGCGGCCCAGCGCGGTGTCAGCGACCTGATCGGGCGCGACCTCGGGGAGTTCGTGAAGCGCCCGGTCGGGACGCGCGTCCTCGCCGCCGCCGACGTCCGGGCCGAGAGCTGA
- a CDS encoding DUF3311 domain-containing protein: protein MKRSRSDIVWIPTFAILVAFAVPWPLWGVDRVVAGLPVWIWWHVAWLGLCTVLFALFVRTGAWERRMGRRPTIDSGSGTAKTADAEGDRR, encoded by the coding sequence ATGAAGCGTTCACGGAGTGATATCGTGTGGATACCGACGTTTGCGATACTCGTAGCGTTCGCGGTGCCGTGGCCCCTGTGGGGCGTCGACCGCGTCGTCGCCGGCCTTCCGGTGTGGATCTGGTGGCACGTGGCGTGGCTGGGGCTGTGTACGGTCCTGTTCGCGCTGTTCGTCCGGACCGGCGCGTGGGAGCGGAGGATGGGCCGGCGGCCGACGATAGACTCCGGTAGCGGGACCGCGAAGACCGCCGACGCGGAGGGCGACCGTCGATGA